The candidate division KSB1 bacterium genome includes a region encoding these proteins:
- a CDS encoding family 16 glycosylhydrolase, with translation MRYFLVFILLSPYFAFCQSYELVWSDEFDGDKLDTSKWEVMLGDGQSYGLPSGWGNNELQFYRRENIEVKNGYLIITAKKESYGGKSYTSGRIRTKGKGDWLYGRFEMRAKMPIGRGLWPAFWMLPSSTKYGGWAASGEIDIMEYIGHEPNTVHGTLHYGGPWPQNVHKGGSYTLPSGTFADDFHTFTLEWEPKRISWFVDGRVFRRTNEWYSTNGPYPAPFDVPFHILINLAVGGNWPGAPDASTQFPQQLVIDYVRVYQIPSAVEKGGQEDPGAFEVYPNPCNQQTVIRIDLAHPQELTLAVFDIHGRCLDKLFNGFLKAGTHQWVWGADHNPSGLYFVRLESSESRIIRRIVLLK, from the coding sequence ATGCGGTATTTCCTGGTTTTTATTCTGTTATCTCCTTATTTTGCCTTTTGCCAATCATATGAATTGGTTTGGTCGGATGAATTCGACGGCGATAAACTCGATACCTCCAAGTGGGAGGTCATGTTGGGCGACGGGCAAAGCTACGGCCTGCCGTCGGGGTGGGGAAACAACGAGCTGCAATTCTATCGTCGCGAAAACATAGAAGTCAAGAACGGATATCTGATCATCACCGCAAAGAAAGAATCCTACGGCGGTAAAAGCTATACATCCGGTCGAATCCGCACCAAAGGCAAGGGCGATTGGCTGTATGGTCGTTTTGAGATGCGCGCTAAAATGCCGATCGGGCGTGGTCTTTGGCCTGCCTTCTGGATGTTGCCGTCCAGTACGAAATATGGGGGATGGGCGGCAAGCGGCGAGATCGATATTATGGAATACATCGGTCATGAGCCGAATACGGTTCACGGCACCCTGCACTACGGCGGCCCTTGGCCGCAGAATGTCCACAAAGGCGGCTCATACACGTTGCCGAGCGGCACGTTTGCCGATGATTTTCATACGTTTACCTTGGAATGGGAGCCAAAGCGTATAAGCTGGTTTGTAGACGGTCGAGTATTTCGACGCACGAACGAGTGGTATTCGACCAACGGTCCTTATCCGGCGCCGTTCGATGTTCCATTCCACATTCTCATCAATTTGGCCGTCGGCGGCAATTGGCCCGGCGCCCCGGACGCCTCGACGCAATTTCCGCAGCAGCTTGTCATCGATTATGTCCGCGTGTACCAAATCCCATCCGCAGTCGAAAAAGGAGGCCAAGAAGATCCTGGAGCTTTTGAAGTATATCCAAATCCCTGCAATCAACAGACCGTCATTCGAATCGACCTCGCTCACCCGCAAGAGTTAACCTTGGCTGTGTTCGACATACACGGAAGATGCCTTGACAAGCTGTTTAACGGATTTCTCAAGGCGGGTACACATCAATGGGTCTGGGGAGCCGACCATAATCCTTCTGGTCTTTACTTTGTCCGTTTGGAATCATCGGAAAGCCGTATCATTCGTCGGATTGTATTGTTGAAATGA
- a CDS encoding methyltransferase domain-containing protein, whose amino-acid sequence MDILNELPQKQWEEIDDLLAFVSIYDDRKRTQAFIRLLNRYRNRIKGAVCVEAGCGFGIFSEHMARLGAERVYAVEVNPHLAALAEERLRAYPNVTVIRQDIRRFVPTEPVDVLVHELFGQLLFDEDLYALSHLRFVPKLWLPDEARLQLALLSADEWVDKVVTRRVLEKTAGALIAGLFDAPITVPSKTILRWTPDNFPRSVEWQLEENGDLLCFFLTIHHQGQEICRAGLCDNWSSVWTFRCGDRFRLEFQPEDRGTNIFFEWQN is encoded by the coding sequence ATGGATATCCTAAACGAACTACCGCAAAAGCAATGGGAAGAGATCGATGATCTCCTCGCTTTTGTCAGTATTTACGACGACCGAAAGCGGACACAGGCATTTATTCGTTTGCTGAACCGTTACCGCAACCGAATCAAAGGTGCGGTTTGTGTTGAAGCCGGATGCGGTTTCGGCATTTTCTCGGAACATATGGCGCGGCTGGGCGCCGAGCGGGTCTATGCCGTCGAGGTCAACCCTCATTTGGCTGCGCTTGCGGAAGAACGACTGCGTGCCTATCCCAACGTGACCGTAATCCGACAAGATATTCGCCGCTTTGTGCCGACGGAACCGGTCGATGTGCTGGTGCACGAACTTTTCGGGCAGCTATTGTTCGACGAAGATCTTTATGCGCTTTCGCATCTCCGGTTCGTGCCCAAACTGTGGCTGCCGGACGAAGCGCGTCTGCAGCTCGCACTGCTTTCAGCGGATGAATGGGTCGATAAAGTGGTCACTCGCCGAGTATTGGAAAAAACTGCAGGTGCATTAATCGCCGGTTTATTCGATGCACCGATCACAGTACCTTCGAAAACAATTCTTCGCTGGACTCCGGACAATTTCCCCCGCTCTGTGGAATGGCAGCTTGAAGAAAACGGCGACCTGCTTTGCTTTTTTCTCACCATTCACCATCAGGGCCAAGAAATTTGTCGGGCCGGACTATGCGACAATTGGTCGAGCGTTTGGACTTTTCGTTGCGGTGACCGATTTCGATTAGAGTTCCAGCCGGAAGACCGTGGAACCAACATCTTTTTCGAATGGCAAAACTAA